Within Runella rosea, the genomic segment GCGATAATCCAATGATTCCCGAAGACCAATTAGTTGAAAAACTGAAAGGTTATATGTCGGCTTATCCCGTGCCTGTCGTTCAAGAGCTAATTCCCCAAGTAACCGATGCTAAATTGGTTAATTACCGAGCATTAGAAACGCTCAAAATGCCAGCACCTTGGTATAAAAACAGGGTAGTTGTTTTGGGAGATGCGGCTCACACCACCATACCACAATTAGGCTCGGGGGCCGCCTTAGCCATTGAGGATGCCGTGGTGTTGATAGAAGAATTACAAAAAGAAGGGGAAGTTGAAGCCATTTTTGAGAGATACATGAAACGTCGCTATGAGCGTTGCATGATGGTGGTGGATGTGTCCGAAACGTTAGGAGCTTGGGAGTTACTTGAATACAACGACCAACCACTTCCAGAAGGCGCAAATATGGGTATGCTGATGGGTAAAACTGGAATGGCCTTAACGGCTCCCATTTAAGGATGGCAACCCTGCAAAATCCCCTGAAAAATTGGCAAGTAAGCCGTGAAAATATCCAATACTTGGGTTACGACTTGCAAAGGCCAGAATGTATCCTGACCGAATCCGACGGCACTGTTTGGGCGGCAGATGCACGTGGGGGGGTGGTAAAGTTGAATCATGAGGAAGCTCAAGAGATTATCAACCCACTAAAAGTGAGTGATTTTTTGCCTGAAACTATTGATAAAGGCACTGATAGTCAACGGTATATTGACGCCGTAGGCTCACTGCCCAACGGCATTTGTTTTGACTCAAACGGGGATTTTATCATTGCCAATTGGGGAACCAATCACCTCGAAAAGATGACCCGTGACGGGAAATTGACGACCGTTTTAACGGAAATTGAGGGACAACCCTTGGGCAAAACCAACTTTCCACTGCGAGATTCTAAAGGCAGAATTTGGTTTACGGTCACCACCCGAACTGAACCTTGGTCTGACCAAATCAATACCCGCGCTACCGATGGCTACATTGCGTTGATGGATGAAAAAGGCGTCAGAATTGTGGCCGATGGATTTTGTGGGACCAACGAAATCCGTTTTGACGACAAGGAAGAATGGCTTTATGTGGTAGAAAGTTCGGCATGGAAAATTTCGAGAATGCGCGCAAAACCCAACGGTGACCTATACGGCCGAGAAGTGTACGGCCCGTCTAAGTTGGGTGGTTTTCCAGATGGTTTTGCCTTTGATGTTTTTGGAAATCTGTGGGTTACCCTCATTTTTACCGATGAACTCATTGCCATTACACCCGACGGAGAAGTAATCACCTTGTTGGATGACAGCAACCCGAAAACGAAAAAAAGATTGTTTGATGCTTACGAAAACCGTTGTGTTACCCCCGAACTTTTAGCCGCTACCCAAGGGACGATTTGTCCGTGGATGGCAAGTTTGAGCTTTGGCGGCGCGGATTTGAAAACGGTCTATCTTGGGAGTTTAAGAGGAACAAAAATTCCTTATTTCAATAGTCCCGTTGCCGGACAAAAAATGATTCATTGGCGATAACGAACATCATGAAACGATTCCAAAATAAAGTATGCTTCGTAACTGGCGCTGGTTCGGGAATCGGCAAGGCGACTGCGTTGTCTTTTGGACGGGAAGGTGGAAAAGTGGTCGTGACCGATATCAACGAAGCCGCAGCTCAGGCAGTTGTGGCAGAATTGCTTGCCTCTGGAGCGGAAGCCATTGCGCTGAAAGTGGATATTTCAAAACGAACAGACGTAGAAAGCGCGGTAAAAACCACCGTCGAAACCTTTGGGCGCTTGGATTGTGCCGTCAACAGCGCCGGCATTGCGGGAACGGTTTCCTTACCCACACACGAGTATCCAGAAGAAAATTGGTTGCAAATGATGAATATAAACCTGACGGGTACGTGGTATTGTGTGAAAGCGGAACTTACTCAAATGCTCGCGCAGGGCGGCGGAAACATCGTCAACATTGCCTCGGCGGCCGGCTTGGTAGGGCAACCCACCAATGTACCTTACGCGGCGTCAAAGCATGGTGTTGTGGGCATCACCAAAACGGCCGCTATTGAATACGCTACCCAAAATATTCGGGTCAATGCCATTTGCCCTACCGCTATTGAAACTCCCATGCTGATGGAAGGTCGGCGGAAATTGGCCCATAACCCAGAAGCCTTGGAACAGGCCAAAAACCTCCAACGCATGAAACGCATGGGCCAACCGCAGGAAGTAGCTGACGTAGCCCTGTGGCTATGTTCGGACGAATCAAGTTTTATTACTGGTCATGCCATGGCAGTGGATGGCGGGGCGTTTGCCTAAAATCTATTTTTACAATTCTCCCATTAAGCAAATGATACAACAAATAAAAAAAGGTATTACCTACGCCGAAAGCAAAGAGGCCGACTTGAAAGTCCGTGCTTTGGTCGAAAATATGTTGGAAAACGTGGCCACCAACGGCGACAAAGCAGTCAGAGAATATTCGGAGAAATTGGACAAATGGTCGCCCGAAAGCTTTCGCTTATCGTCGGCTCAAATTCAACAAATCATCGCCAGTTTGCCCGAGCAGGTGATTGAAGACATCACATTTGCCCAAACCCAAATCCGTAATTTTGCCCAAATTCAGCGGGAATCCATCAAAGACGTTGAAGTGGAAACTTTGCCGGGCGTGATTTTGGGCCATAAAAATATTCCCGTCAATTCGGTGGGTTGTTACGTACCGGGCGGGCGCTATCCAATGGTGGCATCGGCGCATATGAGTGTATTGACGGCCAAAGTGGCGGGGGTAAAGCGCGTTATTGCCTGTACGCCGCCCATCAACGGCGAAATTCCTGCCGCAACCGTGGCAGCGATGTACATGGCGGGAGCCGATGAAATTTATTTGTTAGGCGGTGTGCAAGCCATTGCCATGATGGCGTTGGGTACCGAAACCGTTCAACCTGTAGATATGCTTGTGGGCCCAGGAAATGCCTACGTGGCCGAAGCCAAACGGCAATTGTACGGAAAAGTGGGCATCGACCTGTTTGCTGGCCCAACGGAAACGCTCGTCATTGCCGATGATACCACCGACGTAGAAACCTGCGCCACGGATTTGCTCGGTCAAGCCGAACACGGTCCTACCTCGCCCGCGATTTTGTTGACCACTAGTAAAACCATTGCCGAAGGTATCGAAGCCGAAATTCAACGTCAATTGACCGTTTTGCCAACGGCGGATGTAGCGAGCGTGTCTTGGCGGGATTATGGGCAGGTGATTTTGGTAGATACTGTGGATGAACTGGTATCAGAAGCTGACCGCATCGCCAGCGAACACGTACAGGTGATGACCGAAAATCCACGTTATTTTTTGGATAAAATGACCAATTTTGGCGGCTTGTTTCTCGGCGACAAAACCAACGTAGCCTACGGCGATAAAGTGATTGGTACCAACCATACCTTACCAACCAGAGAAGCTGCTCGTTATACGGGAGGTTTGTGGGTGGGTAAGTTCCTGAAAACCTGTACGTACCAAGAAATTTGTACGCCCGAAGCCAGTGCGATGATCGGTGAATATTGCTCCCGATTATGCGCCATTGAAAACTTCTCCGGCCATAAAGAACAAGCCGATTTGCGGGTACGTCGCTACTCCAAAGTCCTCTCTCTGTGATTCTCTGTATCTCTGTGGTTTAAAAAATGGAACAAATGAAAACAGTCTTAGTCACCGGTGGAGCAGGAGAAATAGGCTCGGCCATTTGCCGAAAATTTGCCGAGAATGGGTATTGTGTAATTGCGACTTATAATAGCAATTCAGCAAAAGCGGAGAAATTAGAAGAAGAGTTAAATGGTATTTCTGACGGCCTAATTCGTCATTCAATTTTCCACGCTCCCACAACTGATGCACAAAAAGTGGCTGACTTAAAGGCTTTTGTGTCAGAAAAGTATGGAAAGTTAGATGTATTGGTAAATAACGCGGGAATTACCACCCCGGTCCCGCATGGTGATTTAGAAGGCTTGACCGATGAGTGGATTGATAAAATCATGCAAACCAATTTCAGAGGTTCGTTTGCGATGGTGAGAGCAACCAGAGCGTTATTGGAAAAAGGTTCAGAGGAAAGTAATGAGTCATCTCTAATCGTAAATATTTCCTCCATTGCAGGTATTTCGGGTATCGGAAGTAATGTGGCCTATTGTGCTTCAAAAGCAGCGATTGATTCTATGACCCGTTCACTGGCAAGGATTTTAGCGCCAAAAATAAGAATGGTATCAGTTTCACCCGGCTTTGTAGAAGGTGAATATACCAAGAATTTCGACCCAACATTCCTGCAAAATCAAATGGATAATACACCGCTTGGGCGCTTTGCCACGGGCGTAGATGTTGCCAATGCAGTTTATGCTTTAGCCACTTCTCTAACTTTCTCAACTGGTACTATCATTACGGTTGATGGGGGCAGACTTTTAAAATAGAAAAAGATGAAATTAGTAACCTTCAAAAACCCACAGGGTGATTCCCGCACGGGTTGGCTCGCAGGCGACGAGATCGTTGACATGAATTTGGCGAGTGAAAAGCTGCCAACGGACATGCTAACGTTTATTGACAATCACGAAGAGTACTTTTTGATTATCAAGGCATTAGGCGATGTGCAGCCTCATTATCAATTATCGGAAATTCAATTGTTGGCTCCGTTGCCCAATCCCCGCAGTTTCCGGGATTATATTGGCTTTGAGATGCACATGCAAAATGCGTCTCGGTCGTTTGGGCACAAAATCGGACCTGCTTGGTACGACATGCCGATTTTTTATTTTACCAATCATCAGGCCATTTACGGGCCAGACGACGAAATCAAACGCCCGACCAAAGAAACAAAAATGGACATTGAGTTGGAATTGGCCTGCATCATCGGCAAAAAGGGCAAAGACCTCAAAGCCCAAGACGCGCGTCCTTACATTTTTGGCTATACTATTTTCAATGATTGGACCGCCCGTGCCATTCAAAAAGTGGAAATGGAAATTCCGTTGGGACCCCACAAAGGCAAAGATTTTGCCAACGCCATCGGGCCATGCATCGTTACGGCCGACGAAATGGAGCAATACCGAGTGCCGTTTGATGAAAGCGTATTTAATGACCCGATTCGGGTACCGACTGTACAAATCGACCGGTTTAATCTCAAAATGACGTCCCGTATCAATGGTGTGACCGTCTGTGAAGGAAACTACCAAACCGTGTATTACACCTTCGAACAAATGATGGAGCG encodes:
- a CDS encoding SMP-30/gluconolactonase/LRE family protein — protein: MATLQNPLKNWQVSRENIQYLGYDLQRPECILTESDGTVWAADARGGVVKLNHEEAQEIINPLKVSDFLPETIDKGTDSQRYIDAVGSLPNGICFDSNGDFIIANWGTNHLEKMTRDGKLTTVLTEIEGQPLGKTNFPLRDSKGRIWFTVTTRTEPWSDQINTRATDGYIALMDEKGVRIVADGFCGTNEIRFDDKEEWLYVVESSAWKISRMRAKPNGDLYGREVYGPSKLGGFPDGFAFDVFGNLWVTLIFTDELIAITPDGEVITLLDDSNPKTKKRLFDAYENRCVTPELLAATQGTICPWMASLSFGGADLKTVYLGSLRGTKIPYFNSPVAGQKMIHWR
- a CDS encoding SDR family NAD(P)-dependent oxidoreductase, which codes for MKRFQNKVCFVTGAGSGIGKATALSFGREGGKVVVTDINEAAAQAVVAELLASGAEAIALKVDISKRTDVESAVKTTVETFGRLDCAVNSAGIAGTVSLPTHEYPEENWLQMMNINLTGTWYCVKAELTQMLAQGGGNIVNIASAAGLVGQPTNVPYAASKHGVVGITKTAAIEYATQNIRVNAICPTAIETPMLMEGRRKLAHNPEALEQAKNLQRMKRMGQPQEVADVALWLCSDESSFITGHAMAVDGGAFA
- the hisD gene encoding histidinol dehydrogenase encodes the protein MIQQIKKGITYAESKEADLKVRALVENMLENVATNGDKAVREYSEKLDKWSPESFRLSSAQIQQIIASLPEQVIEDITFAQTQIRNFAQIQRESIKDVEVETLPGVILGHKNIPVNSVGCYVPGGRYPMVASAHMSVLTAKVAGVKRVIACTPPINGEIPAATVAAMYMAGADEIYLLGGVQAIAMMALGTETVQPVDMLVGPGNAYVAEAKRQLYGKVGIDLFAGPTETLVIADDTTDVETCATDLLGQAEHGPTSPAILLTTSKTIAEGIEAEIQRQLTVLPTADVASVSWRDYGQVILVDTVDELVSEADRIASEHVQVMTENPRYFLDKMTNFGGLFLGDKTNVAYGDKVIGTNHTLPTREAARYTGGLWVGKFLKTCTYQEICTPEASAMIGEYCSRLCAIENFSGHKEQADLRVRRYSKVLSL
- a CDS encoding SDR family NAD(P)-dependent oxidoreductase, which encodes MKTVLVTGGAGEIGSAICRKFAENGYCVIATYNSNSAKAEKLEEELNGISDGLIRHSIFHAPTTDAQKVADLKAFVSEKYGKLDVLVNNAGITTPVPHGDLEGLTDEWIDKIMQTNFRGSFAMVRATRALLEKGSEESNESSLIVNISSIAGISGIGSNVAYCASKAAIDSMTRSLARILAPKIRMVSVSPGFVEGEYTKNFDPTFLQNQMDNTPLGRFATGVDVANAVYALATSLTFSTGTIITVDGGRLLK
- a CDS encoding fumarylacetoacetate hydrolase family protein, translating into MKLVTFKNPQGDSRTGWLAGDEIVDMNLASEKLPTDMLTFIDNHEEYFLIIKALGDVQPHYQLSEIQLLAPLPNPRSFRDYIGFEMHMQNASRSFGHKIGPAWYDMPIFYFTNHQAIYGPDDEIKRPTKETKMDIELELACIIGKKGKDLKAQDARPYIFGYTIFNDWTARAIQKVEMEIPLGPHKGKDFANAIGPCIVTADEMEQYRVPFDESVFNDPIRVPTVQIDRFNLKMTSRINGVTVCEGNYQTVYYTFEQMMERASENNVTLMPGDILGSGTVGWGSLIENNFTVHRPLEPGDVVELEIEGIGILRNTVI